From a single Vitis vinifera cultivar Pinot Noir 40024 chromosome 18, ASM3070453v1 genomic region:
- the LOC100260820 gene encoding F-box/FBD/LRR-repeat protein At1g13570 isoform X1 — MLLLAVEIIEDRFCWYHHCLRETRHKVYCLEERKLSRSLAMDMELDKISNLPGHIIDKILSLLSIRDAVRMSVLSSKWRFKWVTLPYLVFDNQCVSISSQDQTLVKNKLVNIIDHVLLLHTGPIHKFRLSHRDFLGGSDIDRWILYLSRTPIREFILEIWKGQHYKLPSCLYNCQSLIHLELFNSLLKPPPTFKGFMSLKSLDLQHIIMAQDAFENLISSCPLLEKFTLMNFDGFTHLNIHAPNLQFFDTGGVFYDVNFKNTFLLATVSIGLYVDITNDKNLADGNSRNLVKFFAHLPRIQRLEIQSYFLKYLAAGNVPGKLPAPCIDLTHLSIRINFSSVEENLTALCLLRSSPNLQELEMLARPEEQTLLETSTTLWKKEHWNYSFAHLRVVKLTGISGVGPQLDFINFLLAYSPVLEKMTVKPASGDGAWELIKDLLRFRRASVRAEIIYLDP; from the exons ATGCT TTTATTGGCGGTAGAAATAATTGAAGATCGCTTTTGCTGGTATCATCATTGTCTTCGGGAGACAAGGCACAAAGTGTACTGCCTAGAAG AAAGAAAACTGTCCAGGTCCCTTGCAATGGATATGGAGCTGGATAAGATCAGCAACTTGCCAGGACATATTATAGATAAAATTTTGTCACTGTTGTCAATTAGGGATGCTGTGAGGATGAGTGTCTTGTCAAGCAAGTGGAGGTTCAAATGGGTTACCCTTCCATATCTCGTGTTTGATAATCAGTGTGTTTCAATTTCTTCCCAAGATCAAACGCTTGTCAAGAATAAGCTTGTGAACATTATTGATCATGTCCTCTTGCTTCACACTGGCCCAATACACAAGTTCAGGTTGTCTCACCGAGATTTCTTAGGTGGTAGTGACATTGATCGGTGGATTCTATATTTATCAAGAACCCCTATCAGAGAATTCATACTTGAAATATGGAAGGGTCAACACTACAAGCTACCTTCTTGCTTATACAATTGCCAAAGTTTGATTCATTTAGAGCTATTTAATTCTTTGCTAAAGCCTCCTCCAACGTTCAAAGGATTCATGAGCTTGAAGAGCCTTGATCTTCAGCATATTATCATGGCCCAAGATGCATTTGAAAATCTGATTTCTAGCTGCCCTCTGCTTGAGAAGTTTACATTGATGAACTTTGATGGTTTCACCCACCTTAATATTCATGCTCCAAATCTCCAATTCTTTGACACTGGAGGTGTGTTTTATGATGTTAATTTCAAGAATACCTTCCTTTTAGCTACAGTTTCCATTGGCTTGTATGTGGATATaacaaatgataaaaatttggcTGATGGAAATTCTAGAAATTTGGTCAAGTTTTTTGCCCATCTCCCCCGTATCCAGAGGCTTGAGATACAGAGTTATTTTCTAAAG TATTTAGCTGCTGGCAATGTGCCAGGGAAGCTGCCTGCTCCATGTATTGATCTGACTCATCTTTCCATACGCATAAACTTCAGTTCTGTGGAGGAGAATTTAACTGCTCTTTGCCTCCTAAGAAGTTCCCCTAATCTACAAGAACTAGAAATGTTG GCTCGGCCAGAGGAACAAACTCTTCTGGAAACATCCACAACCCTTTGGAAAAAAGAACACTGGAATTACTCCTTTGCCCACCTGCGGGTTGTGAAATTAACTGGCATCTCAGGTGTTGGACCCCAATTGGATTTCATCAACTTTCTGCTTGCATACTCACCTGTGCTTGAGAAGATGACTGTTAAACCTGCTTCTGGGGACGGAGCATGGGAGTTGATAAAGGACTTGCTGCGCTTCCGACGGGCTTCAGTTCGAGCAGAAATCATTTACTTGGATCCCTGA
- the LOC100260820 gene encoding F-box/FBD/LRR-repeat protein At1g13570 isoform X2, with translation MDMELDKISNLPGHIIDKILSLLSIRDAVRMSVLSSKWRFKWVTLPYLVFDNQCVSISSQDQTLVKNKLVNIIDHVLLLHTGPIHKFRLSHRDFLGGSDIDRWILYLSRTPIREFILEIWKGQHYKLPSCLYNCQSLIHLELFNSLLKPPPTFKGFMSLKSLDLQHIIMAQDAFENLISSCPLLEKFTLMNFDGFTHLNIHAPNLQFFDTGGVFYDVNFKNTFLLATVSIGLYVDITNDKNLADGNSRNLVKFFAHLPRIQRLEIQSYFLKYLAAGNVPGKLPAPCIDLTHLSIRINFSSVEENLTALCLLRSSPNLQELEMLARPEEQTLLETSTTLWKKEHWNYSFAHLRVVKLTGISGVGPQLDFINFLLAYSPVLEKMTVKPASGDGAWELIKDLLRFRRASVRAEIIYLDP, from the exons ATGGATATGGAGCTGGATAAGATCAGCAACTTGCCAGGACATATTATAGATAAAATTTTGTCACTGTTGTCAATTAGGGATGCTGTGAGGATGAGTGTCTTGTCAAGCAAGTGGAGGTTCAAATGGGTTACCCTTCCATATCTCGTGTTTGATAATCAGTGTGTTTCAATTTCTTCCCAAGATCAAACGCTTGTCAAGAATAAGCTTGTGAACATTATTGATCATGTCCTCTTGCTTCACACTGGCCCAATACACAAGTTCAGGTTGTCTCACCGAGATTTCTTAGGTGGTAGTGACATTGATCGGTGGATTCTATATTTATCAAGAACCCCTATCAGAGAATTCATACTTGAAATATGGAAGGGTCAACACTACAAGCTACCTTCTTGCTTATACAATTGCCAAAGTTTGATTCATTTAGAGCTATTTAATTCTTTGCTAAAGCCTCCTCCAACGTTCAAAGGATTCATGAGCTTGAAGAGCCTTGATCTTCAGCATATTATCATGGCCCAAGATGCATTTGAAAATCTGATTTCTAGCTGCCCTCTGCTTGAGAAGTTTACATTGATGAACTTTGATGGTTTCACCCACCTTAATATTCATGCTCCAAATCTCCAATTCTTTGACACTGGAGGTGTGTTTTATGATGTTAATTTCAAGAATACCTTCCTTTTAGCTACAGTTTCCATTGGCTTGTATGTGGATATaacaaatgataaaaatttggcTGATGGAAATTCTAGAAATTTGGTCAAGTTTTTTGCCCATCTCCCCCGTATCCAGAGGCTTGAGATACAGAGTTATTTTCTAAAG TATTTAGCTGCTGGCAATGTGCCAGGGAAGCTGCCTGCTCCATGTATTGATCTGACTCATCTTTCCATACGCATAAACTTCAGTTCTGTGGAGGAGAATTTAACTGCTCTTTGCCTCCTAAGAAGTTCCCCTAATCTACAAGAACTAGAAATGTTG GCTCGGCCAGAGGAACAAACTCTTCTGGAAACATCCACAACCCTTTGGAAAAAAGAACACTGGAATTACTCCTTTGCCCACCTGCGGGTTGTGAAATTAACTGGCATCTCAGGTGTTGGACCCCAATTGGATTTCATCAACTTTCTGCTTGCATACTCACCTGTGCTTGAGAAGATGACTGTTAAACCTGCTTCTGGGGACGGAGCATGGGAGTTGATAAAGGACTTGCTGCGCTTCCGACGGGCTTCAGTTCGAGCAGAAATCATTTACTTGGATCCCTGA